In Lonchura striata isolate bLonStr1 chromosome 2, bLonStr1.mat, whole genome shotgun sequence, a single genomic region encodes these proteins:
- the POGLUT2 gene encoding protein O-glucosyltransferase 2 isoform X2, which translates to MRALWPLCLALGAAAAAGRAARPSAERSAVWGPGLRAAAALPARYFYVQAVDARGLRFTSSPGENAFQVKVTAPEEQFTRVGVQVLDRKDGSFLVRYRMYASYKSLRIDVKTGDKHVADSPYILKGPIYHENCDCPHENSSAWLEEMNCPQTIPQIQRDLANFPIVDPDKIAKEIPQRFGQRQSLCHYTIKNNEVYIKTYGEHVGFRIFMDAILLSLTRKVKMPDVEFFVNLGDWPLEKRKPPQNLHPIFSWCGSSESKDIVMPTYDLTDSVLETMGRVSLDMMSVQANTGPSWEDKNTTAFWRGRDSRKERLELVKLSRKYPEIIDAAFTNFFFFKHDESLYGPIVKHISFFDFFKYKYQINIDGTVAAYRLPYLLAGNSVVLKQDSIYYEHFYNELQPWKHYIPFKSDLSDLLEKLQWAKDHDEEAKNIAISGQEFARNNLMGDHIFCYYFKLFQEYAGLQVSEPKIRDGMEKVQQPDDDLFPCTCHRKKAKDEL; encoded by the exons ATGCGTGCGCTGTGGCCGCTGTGCCTCGCCCTGggagccgcggcggcggcgggcagggccgcgCGGCCGAGCGCGGAGCGCAGCGCCGTGTGGGGGCCCGGGCTGCgcgccgcggccgcgctccccgcgCGCTACTTCTACGTGCAGGCCGTGGACGCCCGAGGGCtcag GTTCACTTCATCACCAGGTGAAAATGCATTCCAGGTGAAGGTCACTGCTCCTGAAGAACAGTTCACTCGTGTTGGTGTACAAGTATTGGACAGGAAAGATGGTTCCTTCCTCGTGAGGTACAGGATGTATGCAAGCTACAAAAGCCTGAGGATAGACGTCAAAACTGGAGATAAGCATGTTGCAGATTCtccatatattttaaaag GACCTATTTACCATGAAAACTGTGACTGTCCTCATGAGAACAGCAGTGCATGGCTGGAAGAGATGAACTGCCCTCAAACTATTCCACAGATTCAGAGAGACCTAGCAAATTTTCCCATTGTTGACCCAGATAAGATTGCAAAAGAAATTCCACAGAGGTTTGGACAAAGACAGAGTTTGTGTCACTACACCATCAAAAACAATGAG GTTTATATAAAGACATATGGGGAACATGTTGGCTTCAGAATTTTCATGGATGCCATACTGCTGTCTTTGACCAGAAAA GTGAAAATGCCAGATGTAGaattttttgttaatttggGAGACTGGCCTCTGGAAAAAAGGAAGCCCCCACAGAACTTGCACCCGATCTTCTCGTGGTGTGGATCCAGTGAGTCAAAAGACATTGTCATGCCAACATACGACTTAACAGACTCAGTTTTGGAGACTATGGGACG AGTCAGCCTGGATATGATGTCAGTCCAAGCAAACACTGGCCCATCGTGGGAAGACAAGAATACCACAGCCTTCTGGAGAGGACGTGACAGCCGCAAAGAGAGGCTTGAGCTTGTAAAACTCAGCAGGAAATATCCAGAGATCATAGATGCTGCTTtcacaaacttttttttctttaaacatgaTGAAAGCCTCTATGGCCCTATTGTTAAGCACATTTCATTTTTCGATTTTTTTAAG tatAAATATCAAATTAATATTGATGGCACAGTGGCAGCATACAGATTGCCTTATCTACTAGCAGGAAACAGTGTGGTGCTAAAGCAAGACTCCATCTACTATGAGCACTTTTATAATGAGCTGCAGCCATGGAAACATTACATCCCGTTTAAAAGTGACCTGAGTGATCTGCTAGAAAAACTACAGTGGGCAAAAGATCATGATGAAGAG gcaaaaaatattgcaatatCTGGACAAGAATTTGCAAGAAACAATCTCATGGGAGACCACATTTTTTGTTACTATTTCAAACTTTTCCAG GAATATGCTGGCTTGCAAGTGAGTGAACCAAAAATCAGAGATGGGATGGAGAAGGTGCAGCAGCCCGATGATGACCTTTTCCCATGCACTTGCCACCGAAAAAAG GCCAAAGATGAACTCTGa
- the TEX30 gene encoding testis-expressed protein 30, giving the protein MSGRAEVKVKIPFGNKYLDAIFSVPEKKPTYGVILTHGAGGDMNFPHLVSLAAYLASHGVLCLRFTCKGLNVAYRTKAFKAVVEYLKLCEDYKLSGVFLAGRSMGSRAAASVIHQLSQGDDDDGFIQGLLCLSYPLHRPKLQSKLRDEDLLLITCPVLFISGSADEMCEKQLLEGVVRKMKAPKKIHWIDKANHGMAVKGRTADDVMEEVNAQVFSWLREIVQLQHK; this is encoded by the exons ATGAGCGGGCGGGCGGAG GTTAAAGTGAAAATACCTTTTGGAAACAAATACCTTGATGCTATCTTTTCTGTCCCAGAGAAGAAACCAACATATGGAGTGATTCTTACTCATGGAGCTGGAGGAGACATGAATTTCCCTCACTTAGTGTCCTTAGCAGCCTATCTTGCATCCCATGGAGTTCTGTGTCTGCGGTTTACTTGTAAAGGCCTTAATGTTGCCTACAGGACTAAGGCTTTCAAAGCAGTTGTG GAATACTTAAAACTTTGTGAAGATTATAAACTTTCTGGTGTTTTCCTTGCAG GCCGTTCCATGGGCTCAcgagctgctgcctctgtgatACATCAGCTGAGCCagggtgatgatgatgatggctTCATTCAAGGTCTCCTGTGTTTATCCTACCCATTGCATCGACCAAAACTGCAGTCCAAGCTTCGGGATGAGGATTTATTACTGATCACGTGTCCGGTGCTGTTTATCTCAGGATCGGCAGATGAGATGTGTGAAAAA CAATTGCTAGAAGGTGtggtgagaaaaatgaaagcccctaaaaaaatccattgGATTGATAAAGCAAACCATGGGATGGCGGTCAAAGGACGAACAGCAGATGATGTCATGGAAGAAGTAAATGCACAAGTTTTTTCTTGGCTTAGAGAGATCGTTCAACTGCAGCACAAATAA
- the POGLUT2 gene encoding protein O-glucosyltransferase 2 isoform X1 — translation MRALWPLCLALGAAAAAGRAARPSAERSAVWGPGLRAAAALPARYFYVQAVDARGLRFTSSPGENAFQVKVTAPEEQFTRVGVQVLDRKDGSFLVRYRMYASYKSLRIDVKTGDKHVADSPYILKGPIYHENCDCPHENSSAWLEEMNCPQTIPQIQRDLANFPIVDPDKIAKEIPQRFGQRQSLCHYTIKNNEVYIKTYGEHVGFRIFMDAILLSLTRKVKMPDVEFFVNLGDWPLEKRKPPQNLHPIFSWCGSSESKDIVMPTYDLTDSVLETMGRVSLDMMSVQANTGPSWEDKNTTAFWRGRDSRKERLELVKLSRKYPEIIDAAFTNFFFFKHDESLYGPIVKHISFFDFFKYKYQINIDGTVAAYRLPYLLAGNSVVLKQDSIYYEHFYNELQPWKHYIPFKSDLSDLLEKLQWAKDHDEEAKNIAISGQEFARNNLMGDHIFCYYFKLFQEYAGLQVSEPKIRDGMEKVQQPDDDLFPCTCHRKKVQPMQS, via the exons ATGCGTGCGCTGTGGCCGCTGTGCCTCGCCCTGggagccgcggcggcggcgggcagggccgcgCGGCCGAGCGCGGAGCGCAGCGCCGTGTGGGGGCCCGGGCTGCgcgccgcggccgcgctccccgcgCGCTACTTCTACGTGCAGGCCGTGGACGCCCGAGGGCtcag GTTCACTTCATCACCAGGTGAAAATGCATTCCAGGTGAAGGTCACTGCTCCTGAAGAACAGTTCACTCGTGTTGGTGTACAAGTATTGGACAGGAAAGATGGTTCCTTCCTCGTGAGGTACAGGATGTATGCAAGCTACAAAAGCCTGAGGATAGACGTCAAAACTGGAGATAAGCATGTTGCAGATTCtccatatattttaaaag GACCTATTTACCATGAAAACTGTGACTGTCCTCATGAGAACAGCAGTGCATGGCTGGAAGAGATGAACTGCCCTCAAACTATTCCACAGATTCAGAGAGACCTAGCAAATTTTCCCATTGTTGACCCAGATAAGATTGCAAAAGAAATTCCACAGAGGTTTGGACAAAGACAGAGTTTGTGTCACTACACCATCAAAAACAATGAG GTTTATATAAAGACATATGGGGAACATGTTGGCTTCAGAATTTTCATGGATGCCATACTGCTGTCTTTGACCAGAAAA GTGAAAATGCCAGATGTAGaattttttgttaatttggGAGACTGGCCTCTGGAAAAAAGGAAGCCCCCACAGAACTTGCACCCGATCTTCTCGTGGTGTGGATCCAGTGAGTCAAAAGACATTGTCATGCCAACATACGACTTAACAGACTCAGTTTTGGAGACTATGGGACG AGTCAGCCTGGATATGATGTCAGTCCAAGCAAACACTGGCCCATCGTGGGAAGACAAGAATACCACAGCCTTCTGGAGAGGACGTGACAGCCGCAAAGAGAGGCTTGAGCTTGTAAAACTCAGCAGGAAATATCCAGAGATCATAGATGCTGCTTtcacaaacttttttttctttaaacatgaTGAAAGCCTCTATGGCCCTATTGTTAAGCACATTTCATTTTTCGATTTTTTTAAG tatAAATATCAAATTAATATTGATGGCACAGTGGCAGCATACAGATTGCCTTATCTACTAGCAGGAAACAGTGTGGTGCTAAAGCAAGACTCCATCTACTATGAGCACTTTTATAATGAGCTGCAGCCATGGAAACATTACATCCCGTTTAAAAGTGACCTGAGTGATCTGCTAGAAAAACTACAGTGGGCAAAAGATCATGATGAAGAG gcaaaaaatattgcaatatCTGGACAAGAATTTGCAAGAAACAATCTCATGGGAGACCACATTTTTTGTTACTATTTCAAACTTTTCCAG GAATATGCTGGCTTGCAAGTGAGTGAACCAAAAATCAGAGATGGGATGGAGAAGGTGCAGCAGCCCGATGATGACCTTTTCCCATGCACTTGCCACCGAAAAAAGGTACAGCCCATGCAGAGTTAA